In Paenibacillus ihbetae, the following are encoded in one genomic region:
- a CDS encoding creatininase family protein, with amino-acid sequence MFTRFDKLTREQLNGMASQGYAVVVPLGACEQHGPHLPTGTDNFICDEISRRAVAEAVDMGAKLILAPLLPVGSSAHHIAFGGTISFSSATYLSILKDIGASLADSGFNRLIFLNGHGGNEHLMHQAASDLAVTHLAWTASASYWNVAREALAAACPEGSFPVPGHAGGFETSLILSLAPETVCDDRIGCMHPRRPWMAAGPSGAFIGKQGELTGVDGYTDPSGLATGEQGERYLNTIAAAAAKWLLATWETMDGDIQAETDGSENFAPNR; translated from the coding sequence ATGTTTACCCGATTCGACAAGCTGACCCGTGAACAATTAAACGGGATGGCAAGCCAAGGGTATGCCGTCGTTGTTCCGTTGGGTGCTTGCGAGCAGCACGGCCCCCATTTGCCGACGGGAACGGATAATTTCATCTGTGATGAAATCAGCCGCAGAGCCGTTGCGGAAGCCGTGGATATGGGGGCAAAATTGATTCTGGCTCCTTTGCTTCCGGTAGGAAGCTCGGCCCATCATATTGCTTTTGGAGGAACCATCTCTTTCAGCTCTGCTACGTATTTAAGCATCCTGAAGGATATCGGGGCAAGTTTGGCCGACAGCGGCTTTAACCGGCTTATTTTCCTCAACGGGCATGGCGGCAATGAGCATCTGATGCATCAAGCAGCCTCGGATCTTGCGGTCACACATCTGGCCTGGACCGCTTCGGCCTCCTATTGGAATGTAGCGAGGGAGGCCCTTGCTGCCGCCTGTCCCGAGGGAAGCTTCCCCGTCCCCGGACACGCCGGAGGCTTCGAAACATCCTTGATCCTGTCCTTGGCGCCAGAGACGGTATGTGATGATCGAATCGGCTGCATGCATCCCCGCCGTCCTTGGATGGCGGCCGGCCCCTCAGGGGCATTCATCGGCAAACAGGGAGAACTGACGGGGGTAGATGGATATACCGACCCTTCAGGTCTTGCAACCGGAGAGCAAGGGGAGCGGTATCTTAACACCATCGCAGCGGCCGCGGCGAAATGGTTATTGGCGACGTGGGAGACGATGGATGGCGACATCCAAGCCGAAACAGATGGATCAGAAAATTTCGCACCAAACCGATAA
- a CDS encoding response regulator — protein sequence MAEESIRVLVVDDELPLREELRSFDWHTHGFELAGEASNGAEALAFCRRHRPDVIITDITMPVMDGLQLIRILRTELPHTQIILLTCHSEFEFAKEAIAIGAIDYLLKVTMEAAELISALNRAKAAALRERSHRRNEREELRLRLSCELLHFTQGEPGYGDKKFGTFLKEALQCSLPFRLISLHAETTPQIRFILKREVEQRLERLEGEHSFTWLPVKEGVYLLFIPHAERMNPKELGIWLEKVLRELKHDTMGQLSFLCGEADLYAVVGPLIHRTDDFTVSCRFASSRHPLRFYLPESDVLLGESEIVPTSAETAAAEMAARLHIIKDDPGKLTEWIRKDFRTWAEDGRFHPDLLKGWVNEWRREWLREERNWIDYSRRTRTVAERRTLDELIAVLIHEVETSRNNQRRIRTEVEEAMRYMNDHLASPITLAVVAEQVGLSPHHLCRIFPEETGISFHDYLKHQRMEQAAHLLRHTSLRVYEVAHRVGISSYRYFTAMFRDYAGVSPREFKKNA from the coding sequence ATGGCCGAGGAGAGCATAAGGGTGTTGGTTGTAGACGATGAGCTGCCTTTGCGGGAAGAGCTTCGTTCCTTTGACTGGCATACGCATGGCTTCGAGCTTGCCGGAGAAGCGTCCAATGGTGCGGAAGCGTTAGCCTTCTGCCGGCGGCATCGCCCGGATGTCATTATCACCGATATTACGATGCCTGTCATGGACGGTCTTCAACTGATCCGCATCCTACGGACGGAGCTGCCGCACACACAGATCATTTTGCTTACCTGCCACTCGGAATTTGAATTTGCCAAAGAAGCGATTGCCATCGGTGCCATCGATTATTTATTAAAGGTGACCATGGAAGCAGCTGAACTCATAAGCGCGTTAAACCGGGCGAAAGCAGCCGCCTTGCGTGAGCGGTCCCACCGCCGGAACGAGAGGGAGGAGCTGCGGCTGCGCCTGTCCTGCGAGTTGCTGCACTTTACTCAAGGAGAGCCGGGGTATGGGGATAAAAAATTCGGCACATTTCTTAAAGAGGCCCTTCAATGCAGCTTACCGTTCCGTCTGATTTCACTGCATGCCGAGACCACCCCGCAGATCAGATTCATACTCAAGCGGGAGGTCGAGCAGCGCCTGGAGAGGCTGGAAGGGGAGCATTCTTTCACTTGGCTTCCAGTAAAAGAAGGTGTGTATCTTCTGTTCATCCCGCATGCAGAGCGGATGAATCCTAAGGAATTGGGCATCTGGCTGGAAAAGGTATTACGGGAGCTTAAACATGATACCATGGGTCAGCTCAGTTTTCTGTGCGGTGAAGCAGACCTCTATGCCGTTGTCGGACCTTTGATTCACCGTACCGACGACTTCACGGTCAGCTGCCGCTTTGCGTCCAGCCGTCATCCTCTGCGTTTTTACCTTCCGGAGAGCGATGTTCTGCTGGGGGAATCGGAGATCGTTCCGACCTCGGCAGAGACAGCGGCAGCGGAAATGGCAGCCCGGCTGCACATCATCAAGGATGATCCCGGCAAGCTGACGGAATGGATACGCAAGGATTTTCGAACGTGGGCGGAGGATGGAAGGTTCCACCCCGACTTGCTCAAGGGATGGGTTAACGAATGGCGCAGGGAGTGGCTCCGGGAGGAACGGAATTGGATCGACTATTCAAGAAGGACCCGGACCGTTGCAGAGCGCAGGACGCTGGATGAGCTTATCGCCGTGCTCATTCATGAGGTGGAGACGTCCCGAAACAATCAGCGCAGAATTCGTACGGAAGTCGAGGAGGCCATGCGTTACATGAATGATCATCTCGCCAGTCCCATCACGCTGGCCGTTGTGGCCGAACAGGTCGGGTTAAGTCCGCATCACTTATGCCGGATTTTTCCGGAGGAAACGGGTATATCCTTTCATGATTATTTGAAACATCAGCGAATGGAGCAGGCTGCGCATTTGCTACGGCATACATCCCTCCGCGTCTATGAGGTAGCTCATCGGGTCGGCATATCAAGCTACCGTTATTTCACTGCCATGTTTCGGGACTATGCCGGCGTATCACCAAGAGAGTTTAAGAAAAATGCCTAA
- a CDS encoding LacI family DNA-binding transcriptional regulator, with translation MVTRDDVAKHAGVSVAVVSYVINNKSVVKEETRQKVLRSIEELGYNPNLAARSLKTKETHQYGVLFNNLGNPFETGISLGLEAKAREYGRSLIFQTYLGEEEEQLKTIYMGRTDGLILLGQSLQESTIRHFEKLGVPLLSITAPAAAHPSVRCIDIDWYGAMHDLLKHLKENGHTRIGFMGTESKEHHHQVRHSEFCKAISALGLQYDPDGLLQADGRLESAQARMLERLKSPEPLEFSAIVCANDLMAIGVLSACKDAGIRVPEDLSVAGCENILMSSHTSPALTTVHYPRRLSGFMAIDQMMKLKEGQDQPGTSSTILEHNLIIRESTGARSPE, from the coding sequence ATGGTTACAAGAGACGATGTCGCGAAGCATGCGGGGGTTTCCGTAGCCGTCGTATCCTATGTCATCAACAATAAATCGGTTGTAAAAGAGGAGACCCGCCAGAAGGTGCTGCGCTCCATCGAGGAGCTCGGCTACAATCCCAACCTGGCCGCACGAAGCCTGAAAACCAAGGAGACGCACCAATACGGCGTTTTGTTCAATAACCTCGGCAACCCTTTCGAAACCGGGATTTCACTGGGTCTGGAGGCGAAGGCCAGAGAATATGGGCGATCCCTGATCTTTCAGACGTATCTCGGGGAAGAGGAGGAGCAGCTGAAAACGATCTATATGGGGAGGACGGACGGGCTCATTCTCCTGGGACAGAGTCTGCAGGAGTCGACGATCCGCCACTTTGAAAAGCTCGGAGTCCCTCTGCTGTCCATTACCGCTCCCGCCGCTGCCCACCCGTCCGTACGCTGCATCGATATCGACTGGTATGGCGCTATGCACGACTTGCTGAAGCATCTGAAGGAAAACGGACACACGCGAATCGGGTTCATGGGCACCGAAAGCAAGGAGCATCACCATCAGGTGCGGCATTCCGAATTTTGTAAAGCCATAAGCGCTTTGGGGCTTCAGTATGATCCGGACGGGCTGCTGCAGGCCGACGGCCGGCTTGAATCCGCACAGGCCCGCATGCTTGAAAGGCTGAAATCACCAGAACCATTGGAATTCAGCGCGATTGTGTGTGCCAACGACCTGATGGCCATCGGTGTGCTGTCAGCCTGTAAGGATGCCGGCATTCGGGTGCCTGAGGATCTCTCCGTAGCCGGATGCGAGAACATCTTAATGTCCTCCCATACAAGCCCTGCATTGACTACGGTTCATTATCCGCGGCGCTTGAGCGGATTTATGGCCATTGACCAGATGATGAAGCTCAAGGAAGGTCAGGACCAGCCCGGCACATCCAGCACGATCCTGGAGCACAACCTAATCATCAGGGAATCAACAGGAGCAAGAAGCCCGGAATGA
- a CDS encoding RidA family protein, with translation MKEPIETNRSADLPFSSAVEAGQMIFVSGQGGLISETGAIVGPDLEAQTVQTIENIREILHAAGLTLDDVVKTNVYLSDRRLYEEFNRIYRRFFHPPFPSRTAVYCELNYGLLVEIDAIAVRRPQETGGGISQCLPDSTS, from the coding sequence ATGAAGGAACCAATCGAGACGAATAGGAGTGCGGATCTGCCGTTTTCCTCAGCTGTTGAAGCAGGCCAAATGATATTTGTATCCGGACAGGGCGGGCTGATATCTGAAACAGGCGCCATCGTCGGTCCGGATCTCGAAGCGCAAACGGTTCAGACGATCGAAAATATTCGGGAGATTCTGCATGCAGCAGGGCTGACACTGGATGACGTCGTAAAAACCAACGTGTATTTAAGCGACCGCAGGCTGTACGAGGAATTCAACCGCATTTACCGCCGCTTCTTTCATCCACCGTTTCCGAGCCGTACTGCGGTTTATTGCGAATTGAATTACGGTCTGCTTGTCGAGATCGATGCCATTGCCGTAAGGCGGCCACAGGAGACAGGAGGAGGGATTAGCCAATGTTTACCCGATTCGACAAGCTGA
- a CDS encoding cache domain-containing sensor histidine kinase, which yields MIVNRMRRWSVATKQFLLMFAVTLAIFAFLAASNYVQASKLFKSQMMDHAQTMTVRTNQFLDSYLDNGQNILLLLSTRSNYLEASREEELTEFLRSVAETNSTIVKTLYIVSSDGKVFSSSQVRYEVLGNPALPAIYQQASQSYAAMVSQPYDSPLSGHTVAIARPVQNNHGRQIGVAVVELDLDKLYRRMSEISMVNQTFAILSDQGKLVLYDRSSDLLPSEPHSYMTVLPEEFIGKLTELSYGSGELAGPKGQLITFKSGQNRLGWNLVLLSEESYFFRNLSALLDTYVTAGIFMLLVLLAITFMLSRLLTRPIRLLALRMDQVRNLESVPLAPVRRYDEIGSLTRSFNSMMKRIQSLLARNKEMEERKKSLELKVLQSQIAPHFLYNTLTTIGSLARQQRITEVNKTIRALVGVLEFTFDRVSEYVSVREELKGLELYMEIQKIRYGAGFRFICEVEEEALELPILKLTLQPIVENSVFHGILPKGGAEGEIRVRGEIRNGKLRFVVRDNGAGMEQSRLQGLLSSQGHAPLKERLTGIGVSNVHERIRLYFGDGFGLRIRSRKEIGTVIVITLPASLPESFCPTGNRLDTPDGER from the coding sequence ATGATCGTGAATCGGATGCGCCGATGGAGCGTAGCGACAAAGCAATTTTTGCTGATGTTTGCCGTTACGCTCGCCATATTTGCCTTTTTAGCAGCAAGCAATTACGTTCAAGCGTCAAAGCTGTTCAAATCCCAAATGATGGACCATGCCCAAACGATGACAGTCCGCACGAATCAATTCCTTGATTCCTATCTGGACAACGGGCAAAATATTCTGCTTCTGCTGTCCACCCGTTCCAATTACCTTGAAGCTTCGCGCGAAGAGGAGTTGACCGAATTTCTTCGCTCGGTGGCCGAAACTAACAGCACGATCGTCAAGACGCTCTACATCGTCAGCTCTGACGGCAAAGTCTTCAGCAGCTCGCAAGTGAGGTATGAAGTATTAGGCAACCCGGCACTCCCAGCCATTTACCAACAAGCCAGCCAAAGCTATGCGGCGATGGTGAGTCAGCCATACGATTCTCCGCTGTCAGGGCACACCGTTGCCATTGCGAGACCCGTACAGAATAACCACGGGCGCCAAATCGGCGTGGCCGTCGTAGAGCTGGATCTGGACAAGCTTTACCGCCGGATGTCGGAGATTTCCATGGTCAACCAGACCTTTGCCATTCTGTCCGATCAGGGCAAGCTGGTCCTGTATGATCGAAGCTCGGACCTGCTACCGAGCGAGCCCCATTCGTATATGACCGTACTGCCGGAGGAATTCATAGGCAAGCTCACCGAGCTTTCATACGGCAGCGGCGAGCTAGCTGGCCCGAAGGGACAGCTGATCACGTTCAAGTCAGGGCAGAATCGTCTAGGCTGGAATCTGGTCCTGCTTTCCGAGGAAAGCTATTTTTTTCGGAATTTATCCGCTTTACTCGACACCTACGTAACGGCGGGAATATTCATGCTGCTGGTGCTCCTCGCCATCACCTTCATGCTGTCCCGGCTGCTGACAAGACCGATCCGTTTATTGGCGCTTCGCATGGATCAAGTACGCAACCTGGAGTCTGTTCCGCTTGCACCGGTTCGCCGCTATGATGAAATAGGAAGCCTGACCCGAAGCTTCAACTCCATGATGAAGCGGATTCAGAGCCTGCTGGCCAGGAACAAGGAGATGGAGGAACGCAAAAAATCCTTGGAATTAAAGGTGCTCCAGAGCCAAATCGCCCCTCATTTTCTGTACAATACGCTCACAACAATCGGCAGCCTTGCCAGGCAGCAGCGAATCACCGAGGTCAATAAGACGATCCGCGCTTTGGTCGGCGTACTGGAGTTTACGTTTGACCGGGTCTCAGAATATGTGTCCGTTCGGGAGGAGCTGAAGGGGCTGGAGCTGTATATGGAAATTCAAAAAATAAGGTATGGTGCCGGCTTCCGATTTATCTGCGAGGTGGAGGAAGAAGCGCTGGAGCTGCCCATCCTGAAGCTGACCCTTCAGCCGATCGTCGAAAACTCCGTTTTTCATGGGATATTGCCAAAAGGAGGAGCGGAAGGCGAGATTCGGGTACGGGGGGAAATCCGTAATGGCAAGCTTCGCTTTGTGGTTCGCGACAACGGAGCCGGTATGGAGCAGAGCCGTCTGCAAGGCCTCCTGTCCAGTCAAGGTCATGCGCCGTTGAAGGAACGGCTTACGGGTATCGGCGTATCGAATGTCCACGAGCGGATTCGGCTGTATTTCGGAGATGGCTTTGGTCTGCGCATTCGCAGTCGCAAGGAAATCGGAACAGTGATTGTAATCACGCTCCCGGCATCGCTTCCCGAGAGCTTCTGCCCTACCGGTAATAGACTTGACACGCCGGATGGCGAACGATAA
- a CDS encoding carbohydrate ABC transporter permease: MVKGIEDRIVNTIVAVILALCGAIAVFPLLYVVSVSLTPIGEVLRQGSFPIIPREITFAAYQTLLAESGMVRALGVTVVVTIVGTVFNMAITLLMAYPLSRKRLPGRSVFLMMILFTMLFSGGIVPTYLIVKSFGLLDSIWALILPTLVGSFNVFIVKSFFEQLPEEVFESAKVDGAGEFRILLQIAVPLSTSVIATIALFYGVGHWNEYFQAIMYITDRTLFPLQVIVREILMQSQQPMENVENMTPTQTLQMAAVVLAALPILIVYPFLQKYFTKGMLLGSIKG; the protein is encoded by the coding sequence ATGGTAAAAGGAATCGAGGACCGTATCGTCAACACGATTGTGGCCGTCATCTTAGCCCTTTGCGGAGCCATCGCCGTATTCCCTCTCTTGTATGTCGTATCCGTATCGCTCACGCCGATCGGCGAGGTCCTCCGTCAAGGCTCATTCCCGATCATTCCGAGGGAGATCACGTTCGCGGCATATCAGACGCTGCTCGCGGAATCCGGCATGGTTCGCGCGCTGGGGGTTACGGTCGTCGTTACGATCGTCGGAACGGTGTTTAATATGGCCATAACCCTGCTCATGGCGTATCCGCTAAGTCGTAAGCGCTTGCCGGGACGCAGCGTGTTTCTAATGATGATATTGTTTACGATGTTATTTTCAGGCGGGATCGTGCCGACCTATTTGATCGTCAAATCATTCGGTTTGCTGGATTCGATCTGGGCCTTGATTCTGCCGACGCTGGTGGGAAGCTTTAATGTGTTTATCGTGAAAAGCTTTTTCGAGCAGCTGCCTGAGGAAGTGTTCGAGTCCGCGAAGGTTGACGGCGCTGGGGAGTTCAGGATCCTTCTGCAAATCGCAGTTCCGTTATCGACCTCCGTCATTGCGACGATCGCGTTATTTTACGGCGTGGGTCACTGGAACGAATACTTTCAAGCCATCATGTATATCACCGATCGAACCCTGTTTCCGCTCCAGGTCATCGTCAGGGAGATTCTGATGCAATCCCAGCAGCCTATGGAGAACGTGGAAAATATGACACCGACCCAAACGCTGCAAATGGCGGCAGTCGTGCTGGCCGCGCTCCCGATCCTGATCGTGTACCCGTTCCTGCAAAAATACTTCACCAAGGGCATGCTCCTTGGTTCTATAAAAGGCTGA
- a CDS encoding SMP-30/gluconolactonase/LRE family protein translates to MTSFISRSFTLQGGFTTGIEGPACDRDGNVYAVNYGRQGTIGIVTQDGDARIWTQLPDGSVGSGIRFDANGDMLVADYAQHHIFKIDMSTKELSVWVHEPDMHQPNDIAIARDGTLFASDPDWNSGRGRVWRIDQKGRAAIVDEHCGTTNGIELSPDESRLYVSESVQRTIWVYELDEDKNMVSKRMLIQFSDCLLDGMRCDMEGNLYATRYGRGTVAVISPEGELQHEVRLLGKNPTNLTFGGPDGTSCYVTISDQGNLERFKVDVPGRCWGMWR, encoded by the coding sequence ATGACAAGTTTTATAAGTCGATCATTCACGCTGCAAGGAGGCTTCACCACAGGGATCGAAGGCCCGGCTTGTGACCGTGACGGGAATGTATATGCGGTGAATTACGGAAGACAAGGCACGATTGGCATCGTGACGCAGGATGGAGATGCGAGGATCTGGACCCAGCTTCCCGACGGGAGTGTCGGAAGCGGGATCCGCTTCGATGCAAACGGCGATATGCTGGTTGCCGATTACGCGCAGCATCATATCTTCAAGATCGATATGAGCACGAAGGAGCTGTCGGTGTGGGTGCACGAACCCGATATGCATCAGCCCAATGATATTGCGATCGCTCGGGACGGCACGCTCTTTGCCAGTGATCCCGACTGGAACTCGGGACGAGGGAGAGTGTGGAGAATCGACCAAAAGGGCCGTGCCGCTATTGTGGATGAGCACTGCGGTACGACCAACGGAATTGAGCTGTCGCCGGATGAGAGCCGGCTCTATGTCAGCGAAAGCGTACAGCGCACCATCTGGGTGTATGAGCTTGACGAGGACAAGAACATGGTGTCCAAGCGGATGCTCATCCAATTTTCCGACTGCCTGCTGGACGGCATGCGTTGTGACATGGAAGGAAACCTATACGCCACTCGATACGGAAGAGGCACGGTGGCCGTCATATCCCCAGAAGGCGAATTGCAGCATGAAGTCCGGCTTCTCGGAAAGAATCCGACGAATCTTACATTCGGAGGTCCGGACGGGACTTCCTGCTATGTTACTATATCGGATCAAGGTAATTTGGAGCGCTTCAAGGTTGATGTGCCTGGGCGGTGCTGGGGAATGTGGCGATAG
- a CDS encoding phytanoyl-CoA dioxygenase family protein, giving the protein MNQLKMDISAMVKQFEKDGYLIIPNALSQGQVEALNAAVDRILAEEPESLAYNIYNSVERDPAILSLIDHPELLPLMVNLLGYNIQLHISHLTVRKPNPNDVKTATNSFIHWHQDGPHPEFPQIGGLTSAYYIKICYILSDMSEPDRGNTKIIPGSHLIPHFQPGQTDVNIPVENELQVCGKPGDAFIFAQNLWHAGSPNRSTFERRQLFIGYSPIWMRPIDYHKASPQLLQHADPIRRQLLGDISDNCFKYYVPDEALVPLKRYWLGAGAGTSNQ; this is encoded by the coding sequence ATGAATCAATTGAAAATGGATATTTCCGCGATGGTGAAGCAGTTTGAGAAGGACGGGTACCTGATCATTCCGAATGCGCTGTCCCAAGGACAGGTGGAAGCGTTAAATGCTGCAGTTGACCGGATCCTTGCCGAAGAACCCGAATCCCTGGCGTACAATATCTACAACAGCGTTGAGCGGGACCCTGCAATCTTATCCCTGATTGATCATCCGGAGCTGCTGCCGCTTATGGTGAATCTTCTCGGGTATAACATCCAGCTTCATATTTCCCACCTAACCGTCCGCAAACCTAATCCAAACGATGTCAAGACGGCCACCAACAGCTTTATCCATTGGCACCAAGACGGCCCGCATCCCGAGTTTCCTCAAATCGGGGGGTTAACATCCGCCTATTATATTAAAATTTGTTACATTCTCAGCGATATGTCGGAGCCTGATCGAGGCAACACCAAGATTATTCCGGGCAGTCACCTGATTCCCCATTTTCAGCCGGGCCAAACCGATGTGAACATTCCAGTGGAGAATGAATTGCAGGTGTGCGGAAAACCGGGAGATGCATTTATTTTCGCACAAAATCTGTGGCATGCCGGATCGCCAAACCGCTCCACATTTGAACGCCGTCAGCTGTTTATCGGGTACAGTCCAATATGGATGCGCCCGATCGACTATCATAAGGCATCGCCGCAGCTTCTCCAGCATGCCGATCCGATTCGCCGCCAGCTGCTTGGAGATATCAGCGACAATTGCTTTAAATATTATGTCCCCGATGAAGCGCTTGTTCCGCTCAAGCGGTATTGGTTAGGGGCAGGAGCGGGAACAAGCAACCAGTAA
- a CDS encoding ABC transporter permease codes for MPAKARTFQRLGRIWQFKTLYVMLVPGVLYYFLFKYLPMYGVIIAFKDFNIMDGILGSPFADPWNKHFLAFFESPYFSQLLTNTILISVYKLIFGIGPPILMAILLNECRVRWFRSLIQTLTYMPHFLSWVIIYGILIALLSQSSGLVNHWIKDLGGESIPFLTSTTYFRSILVGSEIWQNLGWGAIIYLAAMSSIDPTRYEAARIDGASRVRMVWHITLPGIRNVIIMLFILNLGHILDAGFGQIYILYNLQVYPVADIIDTWVFRTGLHQLNFSLAAAVGLFKSAIGFVLVLTTNQIAKRWGEGIW; via the coding sequence ATGCCGGCGAAAGCAAGAACCTTCCAGCGACTGGGTCGAATATGGCAGTTCAAAACGCTGTATGTGATGCTCGTTCCGGGTGTTCTTTACTACTTCTTATTTAAATACTTACCGATGTACGGCGTCATTATCGCATTTAAAGATTTCAATATCATGGACGGAATTCTGGGGAGTCCGTTTGCGGATCCGTGGAACAAACATTTTCTCGCCTTTTTTGAATCCCCCTATTTTTCGCAGCTACTGACCAATACCATCTTGATCAGCGTGTACAAGCTCATATTCGGCATAGGCCCGCCGATTCTGATGGCGATATTGCTTAACGAGTGCCGGGTGCGATGGTTCAGGTCGCTCATTCAAACCCTGACGTACATGCCTCATTTTCTGTCATGGGTCATTATTTACGGCATTCTGATTGCGCTTCTGTCCCAGTCGTCGGGGCTTGTCAATCACTGGATCAAAGATTTAGGCGGAGAGTCGATTCCGTTCCTGACCTCCACGACCTACTTCCGTTCCATCCTTGTCGGTTCGGAAATATGGCAAAATCTCGGGTGGGGAGCGATTATTTACTTGGCTGCCATGTCCAGCATCGATCCGACGCGATACGAAGCTGCGCGCATCGATGGCGCAAGCCGGGTTCGGATGGTATGGCATATCACTTTGCCAGGGATTCGGAACGTGATCATCATGCTGTTCATCCTGAATTTGGGACATATATTGGACGCCGGCTTCGGTCAAATCTACATCCTTTACAACCTGCAGGTCTATCCGGTGGCCGATATTATCGATACTTGGGTATTCCGGACAGGACTCCACCAATTGAATTTCAGTCTGGCGGCAGCAGTCGGATTGTTTAAATCAGCCATCGGGTTCGTGCTTGTATTGACGACCAATCAGATCGCCAAACGATGGGGGGAAGGAATATGGTAA
- a CDS encoding extracellular solute-binding protein yields MNKLRRASLMAAVLLLAGAVAAGCAKSDTEGGTSASGGEAAGKRIQLEIMESASGLPSPDKDFVKQELDKALNADIVLSAYGSPDDYQNQLNVRMASGNLPDLFGVNKAQMQQYQSQQLLLDLTPYLDNELKQVKDFIGGEEAVKKAMVDGKVYAIPKAPGIPSMTMWIRKDWLDALKLEVPQTLEEFKAVAKAFAEQDPDGNGAKDTVGLTGGSLSTFAPLYGAFGTVNPGEFFVKDGKVVNSLYDPAMREALAYFKSLVDEGAVDPEIMANTGMQHQEKAIKGQAGIIFIDWANIVKNEYVEQIKTVNPKAEWIQLASPKGPGGQYENAWAVGNANSMFAIPKSLENDKEKLQKVFELLNYVSGDEGSRLVQFGIEGKHYNVENGKVVATELMAKEAGYTWLYQFTGRPEKEYLKVKFAEQTEYIDFASSQPRLETLNGFVNYPEGFNVADANRYLEEEFTKFVYGKRPLTEYDDFLITIGTTMNYDRYVESAIQQLNALGYGN; encoded by the coding sequence ATGAATAAGCTGCGTAGAGCTTCATTAATGGCTGCAGTCCTGCTGCTGGCAGGTGCTGTTGCGGCAGGTTGTGCCAAATCCGATACAGAAGGGGGGACATCGGCGAGCGGGGGAGAGGCCGCCGGGAAACGAATCCAGCTGGAGATCATGGAAAGCGCAAGCGGACTGCCGTCGCCTGACAAGGATTTTGTTAAGCAGGAGCTGGATAAGGCGCTGAACGCCGATATTGTGCTCAGCGCTTACGGCAGCCCGGATGATTATCAGAACCAGCTGAATGTGCGTATGGCCTCTGGGAATCTGCCGGATTTATTCGGCGTGAACAAAGCTCAAATGCAGCAGTATCAGAGCCAGCAGCTCCTGCTTGATCTGACGCCATATTTGGACAACGAGCTGAAGCAGGTCAAGGATTTCATCGGGGGGGAGGAAGCCGTAAAAAAAGCAATGGTCGACGGCAAAGTATATGCCATCCCTAAAGCTCCGGGAATACCCAGCATGACGATGTGGATCCGCAAAGATTGGCTGGATGCGTTGAAGCTGGAAGTGCCGCAGACGCTGGAGGAATTTAAGGCTGTGGCCAAAGCGTTTGCGGAACAAGACCCGGACGGAAACGGCGCTAAGGATACCGTCGGACTCACCGGCGGCTCGCTGAGCACCTTCGCTCCGCTGTACGGCGCATTCGGGACGGTTAACCCCGGCGAATTTTTCGTGAAGGACGGGAAGGTGGTGAATTCGCTGTATGATCCGGCGATGCGCGAGGCTCTTGCCTATTTCAAATCACTGGTTGATGAAGGCGCAGTCGATCCGGAGATCATGGCCAACACAGGGATGCAGCACCAGGAAAAGGCCATCAAGGGGCAGGCTGGCATCATTTTCATAGACTGGGCGAATATCGTCAAGAACGAATACGTGGAGCAAATCAAAACCGTCAATCCGAAGGCCGAGTGGATTCAACTGGCATCCCCGAAAGGACCGGGCGGTCAGTATGAGAATGCATGGGCCGTCGGCAACGCCAATTCCATGTTTGCGATCCCCAAATCGCTGGAGAACGACAAGGAGAAGCTGCAGAAGGTTTTTGAATTGCTTAATTACGTTTCCGGTGACGAGGGTTCGCGTCTCGTTCAATTCGGGATTGAAGGCAAGCACTACAACGTGGAGAACGGCAAGGTCGTTGCGACCGAGCTGATGGCCAAGGAAGCCGGTTATACATGGCTGTACCAATTTACAGGTAGACCGGAGAAAGAATATTTAAAGGTTAAATTTGCCGAGCAGACGGAATACATTGATTTTGCGAGCTCACAGCCCCGCCTGGAGACACTCAATGGATTTGTTAATTATCCTGAAGGCTTTAATGTGGCCGATGCCAACCGGTACCTGGAAGAGGAATTCACAAAATTCGTTTATGGAAAACGTCCGTTGACCGAGTATGACGACTTTCTGATAACGATCGGCACCACGATGAATTATGATCGATATGTTGAATCCGCAATTCAACAGCTGAACGCGCTGGGTTATGGCAACTAA